The following are encoded in a window of Kitasatospora fiedleri genomic DNA:
- a CDS encoding Pycsar system effector family protein, translating to MTTQPDTTTVTPDEATTVDPAVDRALDRAQATVAAEMTRTDAKAAALLSGGGILGAVLTVLAASGRAEPISTALAGLLLAAALVASVLVIRPRLGGTDKASFPHWATRTPQQLRADLAEDRRANCVTALSDLAVDKMTALQRATDLTIAAVLALAIAAVLAAT from the coding sequence ATGACCACCCAGCCCGACACCACCACCGTCACCCCGGACGAAGCCACCACTGTCGACCCTGCCGTCGACCGGGCGCTCGACCGGGCTCAAGCCACCGTCGCGGCCGAGATGACCCGCACCGACGCCAAGGCCGCCGCCCTCCTGTCCGGCGGCGGCATCCTGGGCGCCGTACTCACCGTGCTCGCCGCCAGCGGCCGGGCCGAGCCCATCTCGACCGCGCTCGCCGGGCTGCTGCTGGCCGCCGCGCTGGTCGCCTCCGTCCTCGTCATCCGGCCCCGCCTCGGCGGCACCGACAAGGCCAGCTTCCCGCACTGGGCCACCCGCACCCCGCAGCAGCTGCGGGCCGACCTCGCCGAAGACCGGCGCGCCAACTGCGTGACCGCCCTGTCCGACCTTGCCGTCGACAAGATGACCGCGCTGCAGCGGGCCACCGACCTGACCATCGCCGCCGTGCTGGCCCTCGCCATCGCGGCGGTACTCGCCGCGACCTGA